One genomic region from Corallococcus soli encodes:
- a CDS encoding S1 RNA-binding domain-containing protein codes for MSDEKSGGNSGGPGGFGPKKPKATFGDVMLGIPSGGQGNERGGGRGGGGRDEQRGPGRERGARDAQSPQPRPQGGDAGAPRGGRPGGGGGGGERRGGSGGGERRASGPMVVVKRASGSIETRALEGDKPTDATATAEQTGAEAQASAATPTPAPTPRPVTPAPSSPLYEEVQESESFADMFEAQVKDGGAPGRRGVRLGEKVSGTIFQLGADTAFVSLDGSGKSEAMIELRELKDDEGILRFGVGDRLDAHVVEMGARGILLSRALAKGNASMAMLAEARASGMPVEGMVLSVNKGGVEVAIGDMRAFCPISQLDIRFVEKPDQFIGEKLQFRVTEVRDRNVVLSRRSLLEDEQRKLATETRKNLAVGKTVKGKVSGVRDFGVFVDLGGVEGMIPVSELSYTRVGHPSEVVKQGDDVEVEILRMEEGQPNSSDKAKQKERITLSLRSSQEDPFKKALEELHEGDRLQGKVVRLQPFGAFVELRPGVDGLVHISALSDRRIAHPRDAVKEGEVIWVSIEKIDPNDKRIGLRRISEEEAQRPPEERPAKAASEAKPAQAAAPRPKVGDVVVGKVDRLEPYGVFLAFPGGKGLIPASETGTDRGTDMRKHFSIGQELKAAIIDMDPAGKIRLSIPGAIRAEERAEVEAWQKTQKPVGSGKKGFGTFADLLSKLGK; via the coding sequence GTGAGCGACGAGAAGAGCGGCGGTAATTCGGGCGGTCCTGGCGGTTTCGGTCCCAAGAAGCCGAAGGCCACGTTTGGCGACGTGATGCTGGGCATCCCTTCGGGGGGCCAGGGCAACGAGCGCGGCGGTGGCCGTGGCGGCGGAGGCCGTGACGAGCAGCGCGGTCCGGGACGGGAGCGTGGGGCGCGCGATGCACAGTCGCCGCAGCCTCGTCCCCAGGGCGGCGATGCGGGTGCACCTCGTGGTGGACGCCCCGGCGGTGGTGGCGGAGGCGGTGAGCGCCGGGGAGGCAGCGGCGGCGGTGAGCGCCGCGCGTCCGGCCCCATGGTGGTCGTGAAGCGGGCCTCCGGCTCCATCGAGACGCGCGCGCTGGAGGGCGACAAGCCCACGGACGCGACCGCGACGGCGGAGCAGACGGGCGCGGAGGCGCAGGCCTCCGCGGCCACGCCGACGCCCGCCCCGACGCCGCGTCCGGTGACGCCGGCGCCGTCCAGCCCCCTCTACGAGGAGGTCCAGGAGTCCGAGTCCTTCGCCGACATGTTCGAGGCGCAGGTCAAGGACGGCGGGGCTCCCGGCCGGCGCGGCGTGCGCCTGGGCGAGAAGGTCTCCGGCACCATCTTCCAACTGGGCGCGGACACCGCGTTCGTGTCGCTGGACGGCTCCGGCAAGTCCGAGGCGATGATCGAGCTGCGCGAACTCAAGGACGACGAGGGCATCCTGCGCTTCGGCGTGGGTGACCGCTTGGACGCGCACGTGGTGGAGATGGGTGCCCGCGGCATCCTGCTCAGCCGCGCGCTGGCCAAGGGCAACGCGTCCATGGCGATGCTGGCCGAGGCTCGCGCCTCCGGCATGCCGGTGGAAGGCATGGTGCTCAGCGTCAACAAGGGCGGCGTGGAAGTCGCCATCGGCGACATGCGCGCCTTCTGCCCCATCAGCCAGCTGGACATCCGCTTCGTGGAGAAGCCGGATCAGTTCATCGGCGAGAAGCTCCAGTTCCGCGTCACCGAGGTCCGGGACCGCAACGTGGTGCTGTCACGCCGGTCGCTGCTGGAGGACGAGCAGCGCAAGCTGGCGACGGAGACGCGCAAGAACCTGGCCGTGGGCAAGACGGTCAAGGGCAAGGTCTCCGGCGTGCGCGACTTCGGCGTGTTCGTGGACCTGGGCGGCGTGGAGGGCATGATCCCCGTCTCCGAGCTGTCCTACACGCGCGTGGGACACCCCAGCGAAGTCGTGAAGCAGGGCGACGACGTGGAGGTGGAGATCCTCCGCATGGAGGAGGGCCAGCCGAACTCCTCCGACAAGGCGAAGCAGAAGGAGCGCATCACGCTGTCCCTGCGCTCCAGCCAGGAGGATCCGTTCAAGAAGGCGCTGGAGGAGCTGCACGAAGGCGACCGCCTGCAGGGCAAGGTCGTCCGGCTGCAGCCGTTCGGTGCGTTCGTGGAGCTGCGCCCGGGCGTGGATGGCCTGGTGCACATCTCCGCGCTGAGCGACCGCCGCATCGCGCACCCGCGTGACGCGGTGAAGGAAGGCGAAGTCATCTGGGTGTCCATCGAGAAGATCGACCCCAACGACAAGCGCATTGGCCTGCGCCGCATCTCCGAGGAGGAGGCGCAGCGTCCTCCCGAGGAGCGTCCGGCGAAGGCGGCCTCCGAAGCGAAGCCCGCGCAGGCCGCGGCGCCGCGCCCCAAGGTGGGCGACGTCGTCGTCGGCAAGGTGGACCGGCTGGAGCCCTACGGCGTGTTCCTCGCGTTCCCGGGCGGCAAGGGCCTCATCCCGGCCAGCGAGACGGGCACCGACCGCGGCACGGACATGCGCAAGCACTTCTCCATCGGGCAGGAGCTGAAGGCGGCGATCATCGACATGGATCCCGCCGGGAAGATCCGCCTGTCCATCCCTGGCGCCATCCGCGCCGAGGAGCGCGCCGAGGTCGAGGCGTGGCAGAAGACGCAGAAGCCGGTGGGCTCGGGCAAGAAGGGCTTCGGCACCTTCGCGGACCTGCTGAGCAAGCTGGGCAAGTAG
- the murJ gene encoding murein biosynthesis integral membrane protein MurJ: protein MLVGIGILASRLMGLVRERVFAHYLGNAEAAAVFKAALRIPNFLQNLFGEGVLSGSFIPVYAQLLGKKDAEESDKVAGAVFGLLALATSVMVALGMLATPLFVDLIAPGFEGGERDLAIRLVRVLFPGTGFLVLSAWCLGILNSHRRFLLSYLAPVVWNVVIIATLLAVGGRYAQGGRAAEEALTEWLAYGVVLGSFLQFAVQVPTVLRLLGRFRPALSLASASVRQVLKNFGPVVLGRGVVQFSAWVDTAFASLISNRALSSLLYAQTIYLIPVSLFGMAVSAAELPEMARATGEGEAEAHAKLRSRIDAGSRRIAFWVVPSAAALLFLGDLVGGALLQTGRFSAADSRYLWYLLMGAAVGLVASTVGRLYASAFYALKDPKTPLRYAVVRVGLGTVFAYFLALWLPERLGVPREMGAVFLTLSSGIVAWVETTLLRRKLQQRVGPAGLPAGLLPRLWGAAAVGGVVALGVKQGLTSLLGPMPGVGAQWGGGVLVPPDLHPVLGLVAVAVPFGLVYFALSAALGVPEAGAVFRKVGRKLKLLR, encoded by the coding sequence ATGCTGGTGGGCATCGGCATCCTGGCGTCGCGGCTCATGGGGCTCGTGCGCGAGCGGGTCTTCGCGCACTACCTGGGCAACGCGGAGGCCGCCGCCGTCTTCAAGGCCGCGCTGCGCATCCCCAACTTCCTGCAGAACCTCTTCGGGGAGGGCGTGCTGTCGGGCTCCTTCATCCCCGTGTACGCCCAGCTGCTGGGCAAGAAGGACGCGGAGGAGTCGGACAAGGTCGCGGGCGCGGTGTTCGGCCTGCTGGCGCTGGCCACCAGCGTGATGGTGGCGCTGGGCATGCTGGCCACGCCGCTGTTCGTGGACCTCATCGCGCCGGGCTTCGAGGGGGGCGAGCGCGACCTGGCCATCCGGCTGGTGCGCGTCCTGTTCCCCGGCACGGGCTTCCTGGTGCTGAGCGCGTGGTGCCTGGGCATCCTCAACAGTCACCGGCGCTTCCTCCTGTCCTACCTGGCGCCGGTGGTGTGGAACGTCGTCATCATCGCCACGCTGCTGGCGGTGGGCGGCCGGTACGCGCAAGGGGGCCGCGCCGCGGAAGAGGCGCTGACGGAGTGGCTGGCCTACGGCGTGGTGCTGGGCAGCTTCCTCCAGTTCGCCGTGCAGGTGCCCACGGTGCTGCGCCTGCTGGGCCGCTTCCGCCCGGCGCTGTCGCTGGCAAGCGCCTCCGTGCGCCAGGTGCTGAAGAACTTCGGCCCGGTGGTGCTGGGGCGCGGCGTGGTCCAGTTCAGCGCGTGGGTGGACACCGCGTTCGCGTCCCTCATCTCCAACCGCGCCCTGTCCTCCCTGCTCTACGCGCAGACCATCTACCTCATCCCGGTGAGCCTCTTCGGCATGGCGGTGTCGGCCGCGGAGCTGCCGGAGATGGCGCGCGCCACCGGGGAAGGGGAGGCGGAGGCGCACGCGAAGCTGCGCTCGCGCATCGATGCGGGTTCCCGGCGGATCGCCTTCTGGGTGGTGCCCTCCGCCGCGGCGCTGCTCTTCCTGGGCGACCTCGTGGGCGGCGCGCTGCTGCAGACGGGCCGCTTCAGCGCGGCGGACTCGCGCTACCTCTGGTACCTGCTGATGGGCGCGGCCGTGGGGCTGGTGGCCTCCACGGTGGGCCGCCTCTATGCCTCCGCCTTCTATGCGCTGAAGGATCCGAAGACGCCCCTGCGCTACGCGGTGGTGCGGGTGGGCCTGGGCACCGTCTTCGCGTACTTCCTGGCGCTGTGGCTGCCGGAGCGGCTGGGCGTACCCCGGGAAATGGGCGCGGTCTTCCTCACCCTGTCGAGCGGCATCGTGGCCTGGGTGGAGACGACGCTGCTGCGCCGCAAGCTCCAGCAGCGCGTGGGGCCGGCGGGCCTGCCGGCGGGGCTCCTGCCCCGGTTGTGGGGCGCGGCGGCCGTGGGCGGGGTGGTGGCGCTGGGCGTCAAGCAGGGCCTCACCTCCCTCCTGGGCCCCATGCCCGGGGTGGGGGCCCAGTGGGGCGGCGGGGTGCTCGTGCCGCCGGACCTGCACCCCGTCCTGGGCCTGGTGGCGGTGGCCGTGCCCTTCGGGCTCGTCTATTTCGCGCTGTCCGCGGCCCTGGGCGTGCCGGAGGCGGGGGCCGTCTTCCGCAAAGTGGGCCGGAAGCTGAAGCTCCTCCGGTAG
- a CDS encoding ferritin family protein, whose protein sequence is MAGKSDNERSDVARIRAVLARELETINEYEAFAEDSSNPEVRAFFLHLAAEEKEHVSEATHMLRLLDKGQDAHFAKPFVAGHFQQAEGGVAAEAALPAERVVEPATVAVRAPPAVGRTTAEPLTSLPPQRLIYGVPAPPPSANSHPLTVGTLRRGGGGGGSGSGR, encoded by the coding sequence ATGGCCGGAAAGTCCGACAACGAGCGGTCCGACGTCGCGCGCATCCGCGCCGTGCTGGCACGTGAACTCGAAACCATCAACGAGTACGAAGCCTTCGCCGAGGACTCCTCCAACCCGGAGGTCCGCGCCTTCTTCCTGCACCTGGCGGCCGAGGAGAAGGAGCACGTCTCCGAGGCCACGCACATGCTGCGCCTGCTCGACAAGGGCCAGGACGCGCACTTCGCCAAGCCCTTCGTCGCCGGTCACTTCCAGCAGGCCGAGGGGGGCGTCGCCGCCGAAGCCGCCCTGCCGGCCGAGCGCGTCGTTGAACCGGCGACGGTGGCCGTCCGGGCCCCGCCCGCCGTGGGACGCACGACGGCCGAGCCGCTCACGTCCCTGCCGCCCCAGCGCCTCATCTATGGCGTTCCCGCGCCGCCGCCTTCCGCCAACAGCCATCCCCTCACCGTGGGCACCCTGCGACGCGGTGGTGGTGGCGGCGGCTCCGGCAGCGGTCGCTGA
- the encA gene encoding encapsulin nanocompartment shell protein EncA: MPDFLGHAENPLREEEWARLNETVIQVARRSLVGRRILDIYGPLGAGVQTVAYDEFQGVSPGAVDIVGEQETAMVFTDVRKFKTIPIIYKDFLLHWRDIEAARTHNMPLDVSAAAGAAALCAQQEDELIFYGDQRLGYEGLMTANGRLTATLGDWTAPGGGFQTVVEATRKLNEAGHFGPYAVVLSPRLYSQLHRIYEKTGVLEIETIRQLASDGVYQSNRLRGESGVVVSTGRENMDLAVAMDMVAAYLGASKMNHPFRVLESLLLRIKHPDAICTIEGALPAAPPARR; encoded by the coding sequence ATGCCTGACTTCCTTGGACATGCCGAGAACCCGCTGCGCGAAGAGGAGTGGGCGCGCCTCAACGAGACGGTGATCCAGGTGGCGCGCCGGTCGCTGGTGGGCCGCCGCATCCTGGACATCTACGGGCCGCTGGGCGCCGGCGTGCAGACCGTGGCGTACGACGAGTTCCAGGGCGTGTCCCCGGGCGCGGTGGACATCGTCGGGGAACAGGAGACCGCGATGGTCTTCACCGACGTGCGCAAGTTCAAGACGATCCCCATCATCTACAAGGACTTCCTGCTGCACTGGCGGGACATCGAGGCGGCGCGCACGCACAACATGCCGCTGGACGTGTCCGCCGCCGCCGGGGCCGCCGCCCTGTGCGCGCAGCAGGAGGACGAGCTCATCTTCTACGGGGATCAGCGCCTGGGCTACGAGGGCCTGATGACGGCCAACGGCCGCCTCACCGCCACGCTGGGTGACTGGACGGCGCCGGGCGGCGGGTTCCAGACCGTCGTGGAAGCCACGCGCAAGCTCAACGAGGCCGGCCACTTCGGGCCGTACGCCGTGGTGCTGTCGCCCCGGCTGTACTCGCAGCTGCACCGCATCTACGAGAAGACGGGCGTGCTGGAGATCGAGACCATCCGCCAGCTCGCCTCCGACGGCGTCTACCAGTCCAACCGCCTGCGCGGTGAGTCGGGCGTGGTGGTGTCCACCGGCCGGGAGAACATGGACCTCGCCGTGGCGATGGACATGGTCGCCGCCTACCTGGGCGCCAGCAAGATGAACCACCCCTTCCGCGTGCTGGAGTCGCTGCTGCTGCGCATCAAGCACCCGGACGCCATCTGCACCATCGAAGGCGCCCTCCCCGCGGCCCCCCCGGCGCGCCGATAG
- a CDS encoding sigma-54-dependent transcriptional regulator, with amino-acid sequence MAKVLVIDDETNLRKVLAALLRRDGFDVTVAENGEQGLAEFHKNGADIVVTDLVMPKLGGMEVLAAVRAANPDVPVIIITAHGTVDSAVEAIKAGAFDYITKPFDQVELSSVVAKAAKTNESAKRSVRADHKARSAIIGESPPIQDVYKIIDKVADTPSTVLITGESGTGKELIATALHGASSRRDKPFIKINCAAIPATLLESELFGYEKGAFTGAVTSKPGRFELADEGTLFLDEIGEIPVEMQVKLLRALQEGEFERVGGIKTTRVNVRLVAATNRDLQAEIEAGRFRKDLYYRLAVVPIVLPALRERRGDIPMLALHFVDKYNRRLNKKIEGIADDALALLQAYAWPGNIRELENLIERVLLFADGPSITAKDLPEPVRGGAGVQAGASVGGSLGTLDVPVGEVGLKDIVRMKAAELERDLIVKKLDETGGNVTRAARLLQISRKSLQTKMKEFGLRDTTPDGQDDGPDE; translated from the coding sequence ATGGCGAAGGTCCTGGTCATCGACGATGAGACGAACCTGCGCAAGGTGCTGGCCGCCCTGCTGCGCCGCGACGGGTTCGACGTCACCGTCGCGGAGAACGGTGAGCAGGGGCTCGCCGAGTTCCACAAGAACGGCGCGGACATCGTCGTCACCGACCTGGTGATGCCCAAGCTGGGCGGCATGGAGGTGCTCGCCGCCGTGCGCGCCGCCAACCCGGACGTGCCGGTGATCATCATCACCGCGCACGGCACCGTGGACTCCGCGGTGGAGGCCATCAAGGCCGGCGCGTTCGACTACATCACCAAGCCGTTTGATCAGGTGGAGCTGTCCTCCGTCGTGGCCAAGGCGGCCAAGACGAACGAGAGCGCCAAGCGCTCCGTGCGCGCGGACCACAAGGCGAGGTCCGCCATCATCGGCGAGTCGCCACCGATTCAAGACGTCTACAAGATCATCGACAAGGTGGCGGACACGCCCTCCACGGTGCTGATCACCGGCGAGAGCGGCACGGGCAAGGAGCTCATCGCCACCGCGCTGCACGGGGCCTCCAGCCGCCGCGACAAGCCGTTCATCAAGATCAACTGCGCCGCCATCCCCGCCACGCTCCTGGAGAGCGAGCTGTTCGGCTACGAGAAGGGCGCCTTCACCGGCGCCGTCACGTCCAAGCCGGGCCGCTTCGAGCTGGCCGACGAGGGCACCCTCTTCCTGGACGAGATCGGCGAGATCCCCGTCGAGATGCAGGTGAAGCTGCTGCGCGCGCTCCAGGAAGGCGAGTTCGAGCGCGTGGGCGGCATCAAGACGACGCGCGTGAACGTGCGCCTGGTGGCGGCCACCAACCGCGACCTCCAGGCGGAGATCGAAGCGGGCCGCTTCCGCAAGGACCTGTACTACCGGCTGGCCGTGGTGCCCATCGTGCTGCCCGCCCTGCGCGAGCGCCGAGGCGACATCCCGATGCTCGCCCTGCACTTCGTGGACAAGTACAACCGGCGCCTCAACAAGAAGATTGAAGGCATTGCCGACGACGCGCTGGCGCTGCTCCAGGCGTACGCGTGGCCGGGCAACATCCGCGAGCTGGAGAACCTCATCGAGCGCGTGCTGCTCTTCGCGGACGGCCCGTCCATCACGGCGAAGGACCTGCCGGAGCCGGTGCGCGGCGGGGCGGGCGTGCAAGCGGGGGCCTCGGTGGGCGGCTCGCTGGGCACGCTGGACGTCCCGGTGGGCGAGGTGGGCCTCAAGGACATCGTGCGCATGAAGGCCGCGGAGCTGGAGCGGGACCTCATCGTGAAGAAGCTGGATGAGACGGGCGGCAACGTCACCCGCGCCGCGCGCCTCCTGCAGATCAGCCGCAAGTCGCTCCAGACGAAGATGAAGGAGTTCGGCCTGCGTGACACCACCCCGGACGGTCAGGACGACGGCCCGGACGAGTAG
- a CDS encoding peptidoglycan DD-metalloendopeptidase family protein: MRPNLPTLGGPPKRNPFGPVVAVSVVLGAAAGGVWWWKQRMADAPMDAASQAALAVDAGSVAQAPAAPPVPMDPVKAAGLERASIRIEGPLETALVQAAGAEVGPALAQVVTRTLVWWVRVPGEILRGDTLDVLFQRRPNEEPLVYAVRFTSGKTGQTHRAYRFQSGPETTARYYVPNGDELELRMEHSPIDSYEQITSLLRDGRGHKGVDFRAPVGTTVRAPFAGVVKRKNWNFGSNGNCIELVESGGKGRRALFLHLAELPRSVQPGMRVSAGQVLAQSGNTGRSFAPHLHYQLMLGENRVLDPFDQHKTFRASLTATQKGAFEAEVQRLDGLLGTSVAGK; this comes from the coding sequence ATGCGGCCGAATCTTCCCACCCTCGGTGGACCACCGAAGCGCAATCCCTTCGGACCGGTGGTTGCCGTCTCCGTCGTCCTCGGCGCGGCCGCGGGCGGCGTGTGGTGGTGGAAACAGCGCATGGCGGATGCTCCCATGGACGCGGCCTCGCAGGCGGCGCTGGCCGTGGACGCGGGCAGCGTGGCCCAGGCCCCCGCGGCGCCCCCCGTGCCCATGGATCCGGTGAAGGCCGCGGGCCTGGAGCGCGCGTCCATCCGCATTGAAGGCCCGCTGGAGACGGCGCTCGTCCAGGCCGCCGGCGCGGAGGTGGGCCCCGCCCTGGCCCAGGTGGTGACACGCACGCTGGTGTGGTGGGTGCGCGTACCCGGGGAGATCCTCCGGGGCGACACGCTGGACGTGCTCTTCCAGCGCCGGCCCAACGAGGAGCCGCTGGTGTACGCGGTGCGCTTCACCTCCGGCAAGACGGGCCAGACGCACCGCGCCTACCGCTTCCAGTCCGGCCCCGAGACGACTGCCCGCTACTACGTGCCGAACGGTGACGAGCTGGAGCTGCGGATGGAGCACTCGCCCATCGACAGCTACGAGCAGATCACCTCCCTGCTGCGGGACGGCCGGGGCCACAAGGGCGTGGACTTCCGCGCGCCGGTGGGCACGACCGTCCGGGCGCCCTTCGCGGGCGTCGTCAAGCGCAAGAACTGGAACTTCGGCAGCAACGGCAACTGCATCGAGCTGGTGGAGTCCGGGGGCAAGGGCCGCCGCGCCCTCTTCCTGCACCTGGCGGAGCTGCCCCGGTCGGTCCAGCCCGGGATGCGCGTGTCGGCGGGCCAGGTCCTGGCGCAGAGCGGCAACACGGGCCGCTCCTTCGCCCCCCACCTGCACTATCAGCTGATGCTGGGGGAGAACCGGGTCCTGGACCCCTTCGACCAGCACAAGACCTTCCGGGCCTCCCTGACGGCCACCCAGAAGGGCGCCTTCGAGGCCGAGGTCCAGCGGCTGGACGGACTGCTGGGCACGTCCGTGGCGGGCAAGTAA
- the rsmI gene encoding 16S rRNA (cytidine(1402)-2'-O)-methyltransferase, which produces MAATLYLVATPIGNLGDVTARALEVLRTAGFLACEDTRHSRILLDHFGITGKDLVSLPAFAEGQRAGRILDRIEAGEDCALITDAGSPGISDPGEKLVAEALERGLKVEPIPGATALVAALSASGLPTGRFHFLGFLPRKGPERRAMLDEVAPLSATCVLYESPRRLGETLADLQEAWGDRRACVARELTKLHEEFVRGPLSALVARYAAEETRGEVVIVVEGRTGEQRWSEEEVRRALESGLERGEKLKPLSTELARRAGWPGQEVYRMGLGLKQR; this is translated from the coding sequence TTGGCTGCAACGCTCTACCTCGTGGCCACGCCCATCGGGAACCTGGGGGATGTCACCGCCCGGGCCCTGGAAGTGCTGCGCACGGCGGGCTTCCTCGCATGCGAGGACACCCGGCACTCACGCATCCTATTGGATCACTTCGGCATCACCGGGAAGGACCTGGTGAGCCTGCCCGCCTTCGCGGAGGGCCAGCGCGCCGGGCGCATCCTGGACCGCATCGAAGCAGGGGAGGACTGCGCGCTCATCACCGACGCCGGCAGCCCTGGCATCAGCGACCCGGGCGAGAAGCTGGTGGCCGAAGCCCTGGAGCGTGGCCTGAAGGTGGAGCCGATTCCCGGGGCGACGGCCCTCGTGGCGGCGCTGAGCGCGTCCGGACTGCCCACGGGCCGCTTCCACTTCCTGGGCTTCCTGCCGCGCAAGGGGCCGGAGCGCCGGGCCATGCTGGACGAGGTGGCGCCCCTGTCCGCCACCTGCGTGCTCTACGAGTCCCCGCGCCGCCTGGGAGAGACGCTGGCCGACCTCCAGGAGGCCTGGGGGGACCGGCGCGCGTGCGTGGCGCGGGAGCTGACCAAGCTGCACGAGGAGTTCGTCCGGGGCCCGCTGTCCGCCCTGGTGGCCCGCTACGCCGCCGAGGAGACCCGGGGCGAGGTGGTCATCGTGGTGGAGGGGCGCACGGGCGAGCAGCGCTGGAGCGAGGAAGAGGTGCGTCGTGCGCTGGAGTCCGGCCTGGAGCGTGGGGAGAAGCTCAAGCCCCTGAGCACCGAGCTGGCCCGCCGCGCGGGGTGGCCCGGCCAGGAGGTGTACCGGATGGGCCTGGGCCTGAAGCAGCGGTAG
- a CDS encoding YraN family protein: protein MGTRRESGDAAEEEGVRLLESQGFRVRARNWTCRYGELDIVAEREEVIAFVEVRMRASAVWGDPAHTVSFAKQRRVVKAALHYLFQNGIDGRMVRFDVISVVGRGEAARVEHIPAAFDAGM from the coding sequence ATGGGGACGAGGCGGGAGTCGGGGGACGCAGCGGAAGAAGAGGGTGTGCGCCTGCTGGAGTCGCAAGGCTTCCGGGTGAGGGCGCGCAACTGGACGTGCCGCTACGGTGAGCTGGACATCGTGGCGGAGCGCGAGGAAGTCATCGCCTTCGTGGAGGTGCGGATGCGCGCCTCGGCGGTGTGGGGGGACCCGGCGCACACGGTGTCCTTCGCCAAGCAGCGTCGGGTGGTGAAGGCCGCGTTGCACTATCTCTTCCAGAACGGCATCGACGGGCGCATGGTGCGCTTCGACGTCATCTCCGTCGTGGGCCGGGGCGAAGCCGCCCGGGTGGAACACATCCCCGCCGCCTTCGACGCCGGCATGTGA
- a CDS encoding ATP-binding protein, with amino-acid sequence MHFVEVAIQNVRGFSPAGRFPLKTGYLILKPPTADVLPLAGLSLSLLFSDGRGGDSSFVGSGGRSGKAALTFVGQDGMTYRVLRELGGSGSLHRLNPTTSQPELMSSDTAEINQYLRGQAGLPPRTTFEQVYCLQLVMLPSRRPRKASAQVVAARASGSTPSLATASAVRPAEDIQAAEAKVKALEKEVLVSREVDQLQFKVDELSSLIFEADSKLRGGEGLKAAIVEAEAAWRAAPSPESLGLPQDILTRVKRHPKAVARRDEALARLETDRDPELEDAALKVPPLTQNRYFWGGLGSGVLFLGLSVGLGFSSVGAPMWRYLALLNIPAFGTAALMALRYVDDLQKATRRGTKDNRKGAREKKILDEFEVEDAPVRMAIKALDVETLDEIAPALEKKDLLGIRLGELQTQLEEFEASAEYQDALRQGQEMRVQQEELNAELTAKGTYVRDLREVERELGRLKESIALAKAPPVPVATAPGQAPAPVDPLEDPSPVVLSQAADVLTSDLLSVQALLKDRCVQYLTALTDRRYQGVEWDREGNAFALTQNSRIPVGELPPKDLDLYYLALRMTVVEKTCARVKRPFLLDDVLTGVDEAKLPLVARMLKHLGTLTQVLHVTAHPGFAQMSDGTVNV; translated from the coding sequence ATGCACTTCGTCGAGGTTGCCATCCAAAACGTCCGCGGGTTTTCCCCCGCTGGCCGTTTCCCGTTGAAGACCGGGTACCTCATCCTCAAGCCGCCGACGGCGGACGTGTTGCCGCTGGCGGGCCTGTCGCTGTCGCTGCTGTTCTCGGATGGCCGCGGCGGTGACTCCAGCTTCGTGGGCTCGGGCGGCCGCTCCGGCAAGGCCGCGCTCACGTTCGTGGGCCAGGATGGGATGACGTACCGGGTGCTGCGCGAGCTGGGTGGATCCGGTTCGCTGCACCGGCTGAATCCCACCACCAGCCAGCCGGAGCTGATGTCGTCGGACACGGCGGAGATCAACCAGTACCTGCGGGGCCAGGCGGGCCTGCCGCCGCGCACCACGTTCGAACAGGTGTATTGCCTCCAACTGGTGATGCTGCCGTCGCGTCGGCCTCGCAAGGCGTCCGCGCAGGTGGTCGCCGCGAGGGCCTCCGGCAGCACGCCGTCGTTGGCGACGGCCAGCGCGGTGCGGCCCGCGGAGGACATCCAGGCCGCCGAGGCGAAGGTGAAGGCGCTGGAGAAGGAGGTCCTCGTCTCCCGCGAGGTGGATCAGCTCCAGTTCAAAGTGGATGAGCTGTCGTCGCTCATCTTCGAGGCCGACTCGAAGCTCCGGGGTGGCGAGGGCCTCAAGGCCGCCATCGTGGAGGCGGAGGCGGCCTGGCGCGCGGCGCCTTCTCCGGAGTCTCTGGGCCTGCCGCAGGACATCCTCACGCGTGTGAAGCGGCACCCGAAGGCGGTGGCGCGGCGGGACGAGGCGCTGGCGCGGCTGGAGACGGATCGCGACCCGGAGCTGGAGGACGCGGCGTTGAAGGTGCCGCCGCTCACCCAGAACCGCTACTTCTGGGGCGGCCTGGGGTCGGGCGTGCTCTTCCTGGGGCTCAGCGTGGGCCTGGGCTTCAGCTCCGTGGGCGCGCCCATGTGGCGCTACCTGGCGCTGCTCAACATCCCGGCCTTCGGCACGGCCGCGCTGATGGCGCTGCGCTACGTGGACGACCTGCAGAAGGCCACCCGCCGGGGCACCAAGGACAACCGCAAGGGCGCGCGGGAGAAGAAGATCCTCGACGAGTTCGAGGTCGAGGACGCGCCGGTGCGTATGGCCATCAAGGCCCTGGACGTGGAGACGCTCGACGAGATCGCCCCCGCGCTGGAGAAGAAGGACCTGCTGGGCATCCGCCTGGGCGAGCTGCAGACCCAACTGGAGGAGTTCGAGGCGTCCGCCGAGTACCAGGACGCCCTGCGCCAGGGGCAGGAGATGCGCGTGCAGCAGGAGGAGCTCAACGCGGAGCTGACCGCCAAGGGCACCTACGTGCGCGACCTGCGCGAGGTGGAGCGCGAGCTGGGCCGCCTGAAGGAGTCCATCGCGCTGGCAAAGGCGCCGCCCGTGCCGGTCGCGACGGCTCCCGGGCAGGCCCCGGCTCCGGTGGATCCGCTGGAGGATCCCTCTCCGGTGGTGCTGTCGCAGGCCGCGGACGTGCTCACGTCGGATTTGTTGTCGGTGCAGGCGCTCCTGAAGGACCGCTGCGTCCAGTACCTCACCGCGCTCACCGACCGGCGCTACCAGGGCGTGGAGTGGGACCGCGAGGGCAATGCCTTCGCGCTCACGCAGAACAGCCGCATCCCGGTGGGCGAGCTGCCTCCCAAGGACCTGGATCTCTACTACCTGGCGCTGCGCATGACGGTGGTGGAGAAGACGTGCGCCCGGGTGAAGCGGCCCTTCCTGCTGGACGACGTGCTCACCGGCGTGGACGAGGCGAAGCTGCCCCTGGTGGCGCGCATGCTCAAGCACCTGGGCACGCTGACGCAGGTCCTGCACGTCACCGCCCACCCCGGCTTCGCCCAGATGTCGGACGGCACCGTTAACGTGTAG